The genomic window tttttttttaaaaataatttacataacTCTCGCATATTGCGAATCACATAACATTACTACCCAATCACACAAGTCACTCTTCAGGTGATAAACTCCAACCCTGAATGGACTCTGTTTTatctattatataatttatatctcaaaaaaaatattgcaaaATTTTTCATCGCACCCTAATCAAAGCGTCTTCACCAGATTGGATGGATTTATGGTGGACATGCAACTTTAATTTAAGGACCCGGTTTAGCGACTTCAGTGCAAGCCGCTGGAACCAACTTTCCGCTGAGAATAGGCTTGATGTTAGAACATGCTGAGACAGCTGGTCCCTCTTTGCCGTTGTGGACCAAGTTGATGTCAGAGAGAGCAATATTGGTGCAAGGAACGCCTTTGCTGCACATTAGCTTCACTGCTACCTTTGTTGCTGATGTTCCCTTAATGTTCTTGATAGTCACGTCTGACAACTTCACTTTCGATGGTACCTTCATGTATATTAATTGAAGAGAGGTTTAAAAGTTTGATCGATATATACTTGACTAGATAGTTTTATGTGTAGATTCGATTCGGTTACATACCCCAGCTTTGCAGTGGCCATAAGGACAGTACTCTTGGTCGATGAGAACGGGAAGGCTAACATTGTCCATTGTGATATCTTCGAAAAGAATGTTGGAGGCGATACCGGGGGGAGATCCTGGCCATGTCTTGATGCGAACACCATTGTCAGTGTTCTTGATGAGGCATTTCCTCACGGTGACTCCTTTTACTGGTTGTTCATTAGGGTATCTTCCAAGACTTCCAATGGAAATTCCGTGTCCTGGTCCACATTCTACGTTCTCAACAATGAGATTTTCGGTACCATCTCCAATGGAAACGCAGTCATCTCCGGTTTTAATCTTTGCCCCAATTAAGTTGACTCCATTGGACCTTCCGATGTGGATACCATCGGTGTTGAGACTCTCCGGAGGTGCATCAATACCGATATCCGTAAGAGTTATGTTCTTGCAGTTAAGGATGTTCATGTGGAAAAGCTTGCTGTTTGTTGATGTAATACTGTTAATCTTTGAGTTTGTTAGACCAGTGAATCGGATGTTCtgttacaaaaaatatcataatattCATCAAGTCATATATTCCATGAAAATAATAACGTTTTTATTGTAATTATGTAAAATTGAATGTGCTTACGATAGGGAGAGAGTTGCATTTGCCGGTTTTGGCGCAGTCATTGGCCTTCCAAGCGAGGGACCCTTGACCGTCAAAAATAGCTTTGTTTCCATTCAAAGTGAAATCAGCGAGATTTTCGAAATCAATCCATCCGGCATGAGGCTTAGTGGTCTTGACCGTAGCCGGAGCCTTAAAATTGCCATTCAATTCCAAAGTGACTGGACCTTTGCATGGACCTTTGAACTCTAGGCTCTCTACCAAATACTCACCTTTTGGCACTGTAATCGTGCTCCCTGCTGCACAAGCTTCTTTCCATGCAGCCGCAAATGCCTATACATGCATGCATGAATCAACGTGAAATTCTTTcttaaacaatacaaaatcgaaatataatataaaatatacaacAAACATTTGGTACATACCGCACTATCATCAGTTTTGCCGTCTCCTTTGGCTCCTGATGCTTTAACATCAAGTGATGCACCGCCTGGTTTGGCACCTGTTACTTTAGCACCAACTGATGCAGCTGCACCGCCAACTGCTGTAGCTGCATTTTTTGCTGTATCTTCAACTGCTGTAGCTGCATTTTTTGCTGTATCGACAACAGGTGTCCCGTTTGCTATTGTGGTGGCCATAACCACTAGTAGCACAAGAAGCACTCCGCTTGCTTTGTGAGAACCCACcattttttattctctttttattgattttgttttaatactttttttttcttcttttgtttattctcttcttcttttgtttttgtgtttattgatgttttgttctGATGATTCGAAAGTCCGTTTTATAGAGGAGCAAAGGGAGATAGAAAACCACAAACTCTTGCATTAGCTAAAAATAATTCCGAGGATTGTGCTCAAGGCAGAAGAATGACCAATTCATGGAGGCCGATCCCTTTTTTTTGGCATCACTcaagatatatttatagatttttgaccaaaatcatatattaaagATAAGGTATGGTGAATAATTCAACTACAAATTAATACATTGATGAGAGAAATCTGCCTCTTTATTCTACTAGTTTGAAGTTTAAGTCTCAATAGTTTTGGGTAAATAGAAGGCGAAAAAGAACCGGCCTCATCAAGACAAGGTTTGATacttcaaaacattttcacaCTGTGTCAGTGTctcaataaaattttagaactCTTAATGAAATaacgtttattttttttgacaaatttatATAGTCTAATACTAactttttgctttctttttattaagcTTACATTGAACCAACGGAGCCATTGTTATGTACAACAAATTAATCATATGgggactatatatatacatacatacatgatACATGGACTAGTTAACAATTTGAGGACCCATCAGCTTCCCCATCCGACCATGGTTCCGGGGCGGGAAAACGCGAGTCCTCGATCATACATGCGTTGAATCTCTTCTCTGTATTCAGTCAGAGACTCATCAGGAATTGTTGGAGTCAGCTCCACCACATCACCCATCTTCAGCTTCCACTTGAGGTCACTTACAGGTATTTGGTTCAGTCTTGGCCTTAGTTCTTCCTTTGCTGGTATGCCATACATGGACCACCTCGAGCTCCCTGGCCCCGCCCGGCTCAGCAGATCCGAGACTGTTGAACTCGCTGGAAATTCTTGCACAGACATCTGCATATTCCGATTTGTTCAGTATAACAATCAAGTGTACAACTCTTTTGTACTCGACAAGATAGGTTTATAACAAACCTTATCATTTTCGATTACAATGACATAGACTGGTCCATCCTGGCTACTGTTAGGCTTGTAAGAAGCTGGGCAGTCCTCAGAGTGAGACGGAAACTTGCAAGGGGGTTTGATGGAATCTGAAGAACTTATGGAAGATCGGTCTTTGCTCATTGCTTCGCAATGCCAGGTTACGACCCACCGAGCCCATTCAACCATCTGAAGCACAAACGAAGAGTATTTGCAGCCACCTTCCTTGTATCTCCAATGAGCTGCAAACCCAAATTCTGCTTGCAAATGCATCTCCTGTGTACGTATTTGGACTTCAAGTGGAACTGTTCCATTGTCCATCACTACCGTGTGCAAAGATTGATacctaaaatccaaattaCCAAAGTCAGATTCATTACCTTTTAACAAGCCACAACCAACCACAACTTAAACTATGAGATATGGAGATATGAACTTACCCGTTGAATTTGGGATGAGTTATGTAATCCTTCAGCTTTCCAGGAACTTCAGACCATAAACTATGAACTACTCCTAAGGCCTTGTAACAATCTCCTTCGTTGTCAACAATCAAACGTAACCCATGAATGTCATGAATTTCATCCACTGTTAGCTTTTTCCTGGTACAATCGAATAGACAACAACATTAGTCTTCTAGTTTCACTCACATCTTTTGTTCTGTAAAAGGGAGGAAATATAACTTACTTTAACATCTTGCTGTAAATACTATACAAGCTCTTGTGCCGGCCACAAAGAACATGATAAGAAATGCCTGCTTTCTTAAGAGCTTGCTCCAATTTCTCTATTGCAGAAGTAATCATGGCTTCATCGAATGAATCCTCGAGCATGGTTGACATCTCATTATGCTGGTTTGGGTAAAGATGTTTGAAACAAAGATTTTCAAGCTGAACTTTCCAGGTAGAGATTCCCAAACGATTAGCCAAAGGTGCAAATATTTCCAACGTCTCTTTAGCAAACCTCTGCTGCTTCACTGGGGACAAAGCGTAAAGCGTCTTCATGTTGTGTAATCGATCAGCCAGTTTTATAAGAACAGCTCTTGCATCTGCCATTGCAAGAAACATTGTGTGCAAACGATCTGCTTCAACAGTTTTACACGCCGTATTGTTCTCTCTAGCGAGTTTGCTCAATTGGCTAAGCTTCGAAACctatacaaaacaaacatacacATGGAAGACAAAGGTCAATGAATGCTGAAAAACTCTGCCTTTACAAGTGACCAAGCAACCAAACAAATAGCTCCGACATAAGTTAATCAATGAGAGTACATATTTCTTACCCCTTCAACCAAATCAGCAACTCCTGCTCCGAAGTTTCTGAGAATATAATCATAGCTCATGAAAGAATCGTCAATGGTATCATGAAGAAGGccagcaacaacaacagttgAGTTAGCTCCGATATTAGCCAACAACATAGCAGTCTCAACACAATGCTGAAGGTAAGGATCACGACTAGCTCTCATCTGATAAAACACACATGAAACGAAAAGTTGAGTCacactaaaaccaaacaagaatCTAAAACTAGTGATTGAGAATTGTATCTTTTCCTACTTACTTGTCCTCTATGAGCTTTCTCTGCTTCATAAAAAGCTTTGATCACAGATTCATCATTGAAAATCTTGTGTCTCAATTGTGCACGTCTTAGCAAATCCCTAGCATATGGCTTTATCGTATCAACCTCCATAGGAAACGTTAGCTCATCAACGAGAACAGAATCCGATCCGAACTCGTAATCAACACATGATCCAAGAGCTTTCCTAACGAAACCATTGAACAATCCACTAGCTCCTAAACGAAACGAACCATCTAGATTCCGATCACGAGACATTCTCATCGGAGGGCTACAACTACACGAGACCGGACCATGAAGCACAGAGATAGGGCTTTGGTGATCTCGTCTAAATGAATTCACAAATTTCGCCGGAGAATAACCAAAGGAGCTGCTAAAGCTCAGATCTTTCAAATCATCACTCCGATCATAGCGTAGTGAAGAGAACTCATCTACTCCGGTTGAGTATgagcaagaggaagaagatgaagatttgACTGATGCGCTGGAGAAAAGTGAAGAGAGACCTCCAACGATTGGTTTCTGCGGCGAGGAAGCCATGGAAGAGGATGTTGACGAACTCCTGGAGGTGAGATCGAGATCACATGAGATCTGATGTGGCGTGGAACAAACGCTGCTTGGTGGACTCGCGTAAAGTGCTATAGTCGTCGCCACCACCATTGGAGCTCGTTGGTTCTGCTTTATAATCCTAAAGTTcagttttttctctctcagaaatcaaagaattaaaattaTCCAATTCCCAGAATTAGCTCCCAAAAATCGTCAAATTTCCCGGGAATTTAAAGTCACCGTTTTTCTATTGAAACAAACAGATTAACACAAAACCCACAAATTCTAACACGAAACCCAGATGGATTTTGAGTTGTACAAGGAACTTTAATACAGAGGAAGAACAGAACAAAGCCTAAAGTATGTACAATTTATACGAGTTtggaaagaaattgaagaaggGGAAAAATCGTAGAAACGAGTCTAATGGAGACAAGAGGGTGTgtgaggaggaagaaggagaagaagaaagttagaCGCTTTGCTTTAAGGACGAAAAttaatctttgatttttctcttcGAAATTAGAAACTactactctctctctttttcctctgttcttaTTCGTCTGTTTAAGTTCGGCCGACCAAAACTAAACCGATCAATACTACTATTACCGAAATACCCTTTTACGTAATCGGTAATTAATTACTGAGTTAAGTGGGTTTATTACAGTCTAATCTTGTTATGTCGTTATCCATTGCTGTTcgtaaataattattaaaatctttgtatTGGGTATAGAATATATAATCTAATTTTTCTAATGCTTTATCCACGAGCCAAGATTTATGAAATCTTCCGTGATATTATATCTAAATTTGTGGTTAAATCAACTTGTCCTCCAAACTCAAAACACATATAGATTAATGctaaaagaataatcaaagcTAATTCGTTGTGTGATTAAAGAGACTTGtgtcattaaaaaaatgatgacACACTAAAATGATTAAGAATATATCCTATCAGATGACATCGATATCTCAACTCCAATTTggctataaaatatttaaaagcaTAGTTTATGGAGTACTAGTCACTAAATGGCTTTTGTGTGCTGATTAAAGACATTTTAAGTTAATTGTACTTTAACCTAACTTGTGTGATAAACTACAAGTCTCATACTTAGATCTaatatttcttcttcgaatatttttgtatgtaaattttgaaaacttagTAAAACTCAAATCCTAATAAGACTCtgataaatctaaatatttagCATGTAGGTTTTCTATATGAATTGAATGTTTAGGTTTTATAATAGAATTTCACACTAATGAGTACTCCAATAAGCATATCATTCTTTAACCAAACGAATACATATAAAACTCAACGACAactttctataattttattcCTGTTTCAAATAAGATATTCGTAATCACTATTATTCACATATGCTTTCTCTAGCTTCACGCCAATGCATGATGACACcgccatttttatttttgtaagttaTTGAATTAATCAGATTTATTTTAGTATCTTCATTATCCacttgggatttttttttttttttaaaatgaagaTAGGCTTATAGCACAGTGTCAACGGCAGCTGAGTCATGCCATCTGTATCAGCGTCAACTTGAATCACTTGATCCACTTTTAACTAGTCTCAATATGGATTATGGCGActgtttaccaaaaaaacaatctctttATTACTATTTAACATAgttgttttactttttggCAAATGGAATTTGTTACTTTAAACATGAACAAAATATCAGCAAATTGTACAAAAAGGGTCCACCATGAGATTTATGTTTGTCTACTACTTTTCGTTTTTACTTTCTATCGTTTTATTTCGTTTATTTCGCGAGGTCTCGTCATTGGTTATTTTTTGCATCAATAAGAGGAATCTGAATCGAACCCACATTGCTGGCTTGGTTAATAACTCTTCGAAGCCGTCTACTCAAATAGTATTAGCTTGATGATACTAATAAAGGGTGATAAAGTTTATATCTACAAAGGTAAATATAAATCTATTTATAAATAGCATGGAATCGATATGCAATTTGAGACTCGGTTGATTACTAGATTattcaacagaaaaaaagaaaactacatGTATAGTGAAATCAATTCCTTCAAATGGAACTAACACAGTCAAACATGATTGGTTtattgaggaaaaaaaaagatggatgGTTAATGATATCAAGGCAAGGGCAACAGTGACATTTTGATGCATTGATGTTGGATTCATAAAACCCTTCAAATATATTGTAAGTTAATATGCCCGATAGTCTAGAAGATAGGAAGGGAGTGTTGATAAGGACACACCGACGCGTTCCGGAGAAAAACtttagaaagaagaattgaacTTGACACGCGTCTAATTTGGCGgccattagaaaaaaaatgggtGTCACGCTCATATCACGTGTCCATACCCTAGCATCAACTCCATGACTTGTGGGGATCACGGTGTCTTTTTAAACATCAAACGGCTACGGTTGAGTCTTCTTCGGCTTGAACTCAGTTACAGCCGTAAATCTACTTCTACGGTTGTTGATAGTCAGCTGGTCAAAGTCTGATACATTCTGTATCACGTGCGTCACGTGTGTTAGTGtattaatatgatattttcgtttttgtatGTCGACGGCGGAAGAAGATTcatataattcaattttagTTGGTTAGAGAATATTGGATTTATATGCAGACTTGGAGATATTTAGTGGAATCAGATCGGTTAGTTTCGGTTTATGACAAGAAGATGTGGTCCCTAAATAATTGGGTAATGTGATTTGCGTAAGAAGCAAACGTATTATGAGGATTATGTCAGCTATGACTTTAAGTCTTTAACCACGTGGAATTGTTGCGTTTGCCTTCACGCAACTAGCCTCCTTACACACGCATCCTCGTTCCGGTTTTCTCTTAACCGAGAAAATAACACGCTCGTGTATATTACTCTGGCTTAGTTTGAGTAAGCTTATTCATTAGCCCATTACTCTAGCTCCTGGACTGGGCTGAAAACTAAGtattttgggtttataaaaCCCAATGATTTATATCACtctttttagtgtttttacaaaaacaattgggAACCCAAAGAATTTTGTCAAATTCGTAAAACCCACTGAAGTACAGCAAAGTTTGAagcaaagaaaatatgttttttatacTAACAAAGCATAATCATGATTTATACCTTTTAATCCAGGGTGATTTAGGTGAGTGATCtaattttgaacaaaaatttaGTAAATGACTACGCTAACAACAAACTGgtgaataacaaaaattaatatccTACACTTGTGCGAAATCGTGTGTATATATACTCGAATGATATAATATCTTCATACTCATAAccggaaaaaaaagaaagagaattgaagtatatattttctttgaagttAGGGAGAACAAAACATCTAGCTACCGCACAAATATGAAGTACCTGCATATCATGTAAGTCAACACATAAAAATATGAACAGCAATATCTTTTAGCCGACAAGAATCTTACGGACCAAGTTTTTCTCATGGTCCAACAATTCAAAGTTCCCTTTGTTTTTCatatcttgtttctttcataCTGTTTCATATATAGTTCATGACatctttttaataaagaagtttttgacatttttgtgaCAGAATTGTTATAcgcaaattaaatttttacatataattttagacagaaagaaattgaaatatatagtttagaCGGATATTTAAAACACCCCCAAAATTATGAAGGTAATTAATTTGATACTCAAAAGTGAGATAATTTAgttatacaagaaaaaaacgagGTTGGTCGACGTAGCCGGACATGGGACAGAAAGATAAGCCTAAGCCAGGAGCGGCAAAAGCAGCCGTTTCCACCGTCATGCGCTGCTGGATGGTGGCGGCTCCGGCTTCCTCGAACTCTTTCACTATAGTACGATAATACGCTTTGATCTTCTTCACGAGCCTCACGTAGTACAGTCTCAGCCACTTGAGTCTCATCCTCGTCACCACCTTCTTGAGCGAGAAACTACCACGTGGCGTACTGTTTTTCCCGCCGAGACGCACAACTTGTGGTTTACGACGACGGAGATAGATCTTTCGGCGACTCGACGGCCACCGGAATGCGCTGGAGGCGGCAGTGATGACTAAATGGGGATCCATAGAAATCCCGCGAGAGAATTTTTTAGAaggaagaaagtgaaagatGGTTTAAGGAGTTAGATTGATGAGAAACTTGTATACTTATATAAAGAGGTAGTAAGAGCCATGAAATTTGTTATGTG from Arabidopsis thaliana chromosome 3, partial sequence includes these protein-coding regions:
- a CDS encoding Pectin lyase-like superfamily protein (Pectin lyase-like superfamily protein; FUNCTIONS IN: polygalacturonase activity; INVOLVED IN: carbohydrate metabolic process; LOCATED IN: endomembrane system; EXPRESSED IN: male gametophyte; CONTAINS InterPro DOMAIN/s: Pectin lyase fold/virulence factor (InterPro:IPR011050), Pectin lyase fold (InterPro:IPR012334), Glycoside hydrolase, family 28 (InterPro:IPR000743), Parallel beta-helix repeat (InterPro:IPR006626); BEST Arabidopsis thaliana protein match is: Pectin lyase-like superfamily protein (TAIR:AT3G07850.1); Has 4149 Blast hits to 4131 proteins in 554 species: Archae - 6; Bacteria - 1102; Metazoa - 14; Fungi - 1429; Plants - 1473; Viruses - 4; Other Eukaryotes - 121 (source: NCBI BLink).), which translates into the protein MVGSHKASGVLLVLLVVMATTIANGTPVVDTAKNAATAVEDTAKNAATAVGGAAASVGAKVTGAKPGGASLDVKASGAKGDGKTDDSAAFAAAWKEACAAGSTITVPKGEYLVESLEFKGPCKGPVTLELNGNFKAPATVKTTKPHAGWIDFENLADFTLNGNKAIFDGQGSLAWKANDCAKTGKCNSLPINIRFTGLTNSKINSITSTNSKLFHMNILNCKNITLTDIGIDAPPESLNTDGIHIGRSNGVNLIGAKIKTGDDCVSIGDGTENLIVENVECGPGHGISIGSLGRYPNEQPVKGVTVRKCLIKNTDNGVRIKTWPGSPPGIASNILFEDITMDNVSLPVLIDQEYCPYGHCKAGVPSKVKLSDVTIKNIKGTSATKVAVKLMCSKGVPCTNIALSDINLVHNGKEGPAVSACSNIKPILSGKLVPAACTEVAKPGP
- the RSH2 gene encoding RELA/SPOT homolog 2 (RELA/SPOT homolog 2 (RSH2); CONTAINS InterPro DOMAIN/s: Metal-dependent phosphohydrolase, HD subdomain (InterPro:IPR006674), Metal-dependent phosphohydrolase, HD domain (InterPro:IPR003607), RelA/SpoT (InterPro:IPR007685); BEST Arabidopsis thaliana protein match is: RELA/SPOT homolog 3 (TAIR:AT1G54130.1); Has 12447 Blast hits to 12322 proteins in 2456 species: Archae - 4; Bacteria - 8610; Metazoa - 164; Fungi - 55; Plants - 218; Viruses - 2; Other Eukaryotes - 3394 (source: NCBI BLink).), with product MVVATTIALYASPPSSVCSTPHQISCDLDLTSRSSSTSSSMASSPQKPIVGGLSSLFSSASVKSSSSSSCSYSTGVDEFSSLRYDRSDDLKDLSFSSSFGYSPAKFVNSFRRDHQSPISVLHGPVSCSCSPPMRMSRDRNLDGSFRLGASGLFNGFVRKALGSCVDYEFGSDSVLVDELTFPMEVDTIKPYARDLLRRAQLRHKIFNDESVIKAFYEAEKAHRGQMRASRDPYLQHCVETAMLLANIGANSTVVVAGLLHDTIDDSFMSYDYILRNFGAGVADLVEGVSKLSQLSKLARENNTACKTVEADRLHTMFLAMADARAVLIKLADRLHNMKTLYALSPVKQQRFAKETLEIFAPLANRLGISTWKVQLENLCFKHLYPNQHNEMSTMLEDSFDEAMITSAIEKLEQALKKAGISYHVLCGRHKSLYSIYSKMLKKKLTVDEIHDIHGLRLIVDNEGDCYKALGVVHSLWSEVPGKLKDYITHPKFNGYQSLHTVVMDNGTVPLEVQIRTQEMHLQAEFGFAAHWRYKEGGCKYSSFVLQMVEWARWVVTWHCEAMSKDRSSISSSDSIKPPCKFPSHSEDCPASYKPNSSQDGPVYVIVIENDKMSVQEFPASSTVSDLLSRAGPGSSRWSMYGIPAKEELRPRLNQIPVSDLKWKLKMGDVVELTPTIPDESLTEYREEIQRMYDRGLAFSRPGTMVGWGS
- a CDS encoding uncharacterized protein (unknown protein; BEST Arabidopsis thaliana protein match is: unknown protein (TAIR:AT1G54120.1); Has 30 Blast hits to 30 proteins in 8 species: Archae - 0; Bacteria - 0; Metazoa - 0; Fungi - 0; Plants - 30; Viruses - 0; Other Eukaryotes - 0 (source: NCBI BLink).), which produces MDPHLVITAASSAFRWPSSRRKIYLRRRKPQVVRLGGKNSTPRGSFSLKKVVTRMRLKWLRLYYVRLVKKIKAYYRTIVKEFEEAGAATIQQRMTVETAAFAAPGLGLSFCPMSGYVDQPRFFLV